AAGTTCATGCTGATGTCACTTCCTTGTTGCCAGTATGAGAAGTAGGACGTTACTCGGGGTTGGGAGTGGCAAGCGTAAATGGGCATATGATTATCGCGATATTTTGCCAGTCGTCTCAATATCATCACGATACGATGTTTGGGCGACGATAGAATACTTAACCCGACTTTCCATCACTCGTTTCGACAACACTGACATTCACGTCAACGGTCACAATCAAAATTTAGGCATCAGATAATCGATTTGACAATCAAGACCATATcatgagaggggggggggggggggcgggggggaatgaGACAATACAGCATGATATtgattattctttttattaGTTGTTAGCTAACCCGAACTGTGACAACTAAAACGAAACTCGAGAAAATTCCAGAAAGCACTCAAGTCCAGTAGAAAATCTTTTTGGGTTTCTGGCATCCAAAGTTGGAAAATAATACAACCGTGTATTCAGTACAGGACAGAAAAGTGTAACGTCCACTCAATTtgtatcttctactcaaaagctgtgctaaTCTCAAATCCACAGCAATGCAACACGGCCACCTACAGGGATCCGTTAGTCATTACACTGCTTTCCGGAACTGAATGTCACAGACAAGCTTCTTCCACGCCTCCCGCCGAAAAACACACTTGACGAACATTTTCGTCATTGGCAGAAAACGGTTGACGAATATAAATGTCCGACGCAGCGAATGAGTTAAGACTAAAGGTGCTATTTTGACATCGCAAATCGTCGGGAGCCACTCTGAGTGCGTTTTGTCGACGTTGCCGCGTGTGCAGAAAGGCAAGCTGGGGCTTGGGTAATACAAGCTCAAAGTGAAACACGAGTCGATAGAGGGACGCGCATAAAACGGATGCCGCGCGAGCTCGACGCTGCATCGCGGCGCTCGTCCAACGAGCTTGCGATTGTTAGAGAAATGGACTGAACGAGACTTTCGGTTAGCGAACTAATCTGGCCCCCCGCATCCATTTCACAAATCCTGAGCTCCATCTCGTTCGCGCCGCCGCCAGTCGAAGCGGCCGCGGCCCGGCGGACGGCGACGCCAACGCCGACGGCTCAAGTAATAGGATATCACTGCCTAATCTCAGCTTGATCTTAAACCTCGGGACAAAGAAGGTTAAGATTGTCCCGAGACGCGGGCGCATGCGTCCGACAGCTTCATGCGAAATTATTACACGAAAATGTCTCCAAAACAATGCTTAAGTCTTTAACTTGAAGAAATGATTATCCAGTTTGTCTTCACTGACGAAGTTTGACGAGGTGGAGGAAGTGGGTCAGATTCGGCACGACAGCAGGACGACGGGCCGCCGTGTCTGCACGCAACGCAACGCGCGCTGAAAACCTCAGAAATAATTAGCATCACATTTAtccgagaggagactgagggcagcaaggaAAACGGGAGAAAGCCAGACTGTGGAGTACCGTAGATGGAAAAGTTAACATGAATGAAGcgcccaccccaaaaaaatataataataaaaaaaataataataaaaatctacCTAGAGGAATGCAGACGATTATGGCAGCCATTTTATCAGATAATTTCATAGATTGGAGCTCTTGAATTTATCAATTACTCCCACATAGGAAATGTGGTTACATGCAAGTCATCAGATGCTGGTTGGTGTACACACTGATTAAGTCTGTGtatacacacgcgcgcgcacgcatgcacgcacgcacacacacagacacacacacacacacacacgacaacgACGTCTCCACCCAACATTATGAGGCCGCGTCTCACCTGGACAAACAGAAACCACCTTCTTACTTTATTTTATGACCAGTCCTCAAACTTCACCGAGTCAAATGTTTTGCGGTTTCGCGTCGCCTGTGTGCCGAGCACACAAGGTTCAAATCTGGCAGGGATGAGACAAATGTCGGTGGGCCGGTCGTCCTGAGCGAATAAGTCACGCAAAACAAGTCGcgaaaagccaaataaaaagcaaaacatgcagagttagcggccaaaatgagcctaaaaGTGTCTACGTCGTTTcagcttcttgagacttttccgCGCATCTCGCGGAGACGTTTGGCCTACGCCGCCTTGTGCTGTGTGAAATTAACACCCATAATGCAACACCGGGCTAACATTGTGTTGTGCGCGTTCTGCGTGAGCGACACTCACCTCAAGTGACGTTGGCGCCGATCCATATTTATCTGCAACGGGaaaaacgagagagagagagagagagagagagagagacacacacccCACTGTTATTCGTATTATTCGTAAACAACTGTGGAATGAGAAAACATCAAGTGTGGAACATTCCAGCGCGATTAGCTCATGAGCGGGCCATACACCAAcagagtcaataaataaaagaaatgcaTAACTTGTACATTTCCACCGGAGGCCCGTCACAGTCGCACGACGGGGCAAGAAAATGTAGATTGGAAAAAGTGATCCCAAAAATATCgaacaaaaatgtaacacattttttaaagtatgaAGATTTccctgaataaataaataaatatatatatatatatatatgtgtgtgtataaatgttacatttcttaagttacaaaaaaaaattatgaaaaataaaacaattcataATACATTATATACACATTTACTAACAAAAtatgttcaatgttttggaatgtTTATTATAACTTCAattgaaattatttaattataaaatccatgtgaaataatttaattgcgataaaaacagaaaatatttttgtacgAGCGAAAACCCCTCTTCTTATACTGCGTGTCAATATATTTagtatgttttaaatgtatgaataattttttgaacatgaaaaatcttttatatttaaaaaaaacaaaaacaataattctaaataattcaaaacaattaaatatgtgttgaatgtttatcatcattttgaaattgacatttaaatttgatagaactgatttttttcccagtgtgtgtaatttaaaaaatatatatatctgtatatacacacgatatatataaaatttgttttaaaaaaatacagccgaaagtcacaacacatacatttaaaaataataatttatgttttttatttttttatttaattcaaacAAACCAAGGCGCTTTTAATTGACGACACGTGTCCGTGAAGGTTTTTCTACGCATTTGTGAGTTGCCAATGACAATTAGAGGCACGTTTAACTAAATCTGGACTCATTTTACCTGTAAACTTCCATACCAACAGTACTGCATGTCTGACAGTGCCATAACTTTTAGCACCTTTAGTGACAGAAAGCGAAAACGGGCGGAAAGTACAAGTCGGCTGCAGAAGCGAGCGAGCTGCAGACTTTAACGCAACTCCACCTCACACCCATCAAGTACTTTGACCCCGCCGTGTGCCGCCATGCTTCCTTCCGCATCCGTATGtcgcatatttttaaaaaaataaataaatcacgtGAATTTGGAACTCGCTGCGAGCTGACCTCAGTGCAAATTGAGAcgggaaagaaaataaaaagagtcttCCATGACCCGCCGtcggagggggcggggggggcacGAGGAGACACAAGGAGCTCTGTGTCACCGACCAGGAGACGACGACGGAGTCCAACTCGCAGAGAACATTTCACTTAGCAACTCGATTCGGTTAGCAAGCGACCGTGCTGTTTGACAATATAGTTCGCATTTCGGAAAGgtttttgatatttcacgatgacagagtggacacatttttggcaaatgttagcatttcatAAGCACATACTTCGTAATGTGACCTgtattgttttaacaaatatgttttgaatatctgaaagattttttttttttatattcgaTGATATTTCACTACTATGACAGAGTCCTTCCTttcgaataaaaaaaataaaaataaaaaaaaggcctaaaaaagccaaagaaaaagcaaaacagttcATCCCATGATATTGGTGATACTGCAGCTCGTGCGCCATATACGGTAGTTCTATGACACGTCGCACATAATGCCAAAATCTCCAATGGTTTGCAATTTAGTGTCGCTCATCCGTGTCAAGTTTGGCAGCAATCGCAAAAATTCTCTTTGTCTTTGGAGGCGACCGAGACCGGCAAATTGACGCTAAAACGGTTGCTTCGAACCAGAAGGGCCAACTTCCTGTGTTTTTCTGAACTTCTTCAGACGCTTTTGTGGGTCGACTCATGATTGACAAGTCTACCAAAGTTTATGCGGCGAAGTGAAACTCGTTCCAGGGACTGAGTCATCTTTGGTGGTCGCTTggaaatgagcctaaaatggccgcttcaaaccagaACTGCCAACTTCCTGTGTTTTTTCAAGCACggctccttgagactttttttttttttttttttctactcacGATAGGCAAGCCAAATTCCATGAAACTGGCTTTGTTGGCTGAATTTCCACACCCCAAAATGTTTCTGCTTAACAAATGTTCATGACTTATTAGAGTAAACGCGAGTTCACGGGACTATGCTGTGCTAAAACGCGTTTCTGCGATAGTTAACGTGGCCCGAGGTGCTTTGAACGCACCGTTTTAGATTTTTGTCGTCTTGATAGTATTTTGTGcgcacaaattagtattttctGGCGTATTTGTGTGCAACGACTATTTTGCAGCCACAAATTCTAATTCTGAAATTAGTCTTTGGTATTTCGTGAGCAAGATTTAGTATTTTTGTAGTATTTCGTGGACACAAATTAGTATTGTGCACACAAATTCAGTTACAAAGTTGTATGTCGTGCatgtaaatgattattttgagcGCACGGATtagtatttttgtaatatttacacacatttgtagtttgtgtgtacacttttttttggggtggaaatCAGTTTTTGTGCAAACTATTTTTTTGGTAGTATTTGTGCACACAGCTTTGTATACAGTGTGCACAAATGACTATTTCGTGTTTACGAATTTGTAATTGTGCGTCAAAACCCACACGAAGATGTCAACACAAGGGTTTGCAAGATATTAAGCCAAATTAGCATACAACGGCTCTCAGTCTGGTGAAGAACGTAAATCggttttcaaaaacttaaaagTCGTGCAGGTGTAGCTAATAAAGAGCATGCATGTTAGCATTGGAGCTATTTTTAGCCGAGCTGCCTTTTTGCTGCAGACTGTAAAACAAGCTGGGGTCCCCATCACGTGGTACATTGTTTACTtgcgcaccacacacacacacacacacacacacacacacacacactccattaATGTGAATTATTTcgctttttgtgccatttttcaaaaggcacaactgtaaaatattacattttcaaccacATTTCTGCAGTGACGTCAACATGCGCCATTTAAagatttcttttattattaaaggaggggtgaatggggggggggggtgataccTGCGGTGCGTTCAAAGCGCAGCGTGACGGTGCCGTCCCGACCGATCCTCACATCCCCGGGACCCTCGATCCTCCGCGGGGAGTCGCCACCGCCGCCGCTCTTGGAGCCTTTCCGCAAGGGCCGCCTCGCCTCCAGCGTCCGGCAACACTGGTAGCAGACGGCCCAGGCTTGCTCCTCGTTGAGGGGCTGGCTGTACAGCGCGAGGATTTCCGCCAGGGAGACGTCCATCTTCTCCGCCGTCGCGTCCATGTTGACGTCCCCGCCGCCGGCCAAGTCGCACTGGGGACCGCTGGGTGAACTCTGCAGCCCGTCGTCGGTACCCGGTCGCTTGGACATGCCCGGCTGGCGTTATTTCACCGGCATGACCACGACGAGGGGAACAATTTGAACGAATAAAGTAGCTTCGAGGCGCCTTAACGCGGAGATATTTCCTCAGGCGGCCACACGGCTGTTGGCTGTTGAACGAATGAGCGACGACCGACCAACAGCCGGCAGCTAATTCAAGCTAGTCGACAGCCTTCCGCATGGCCCTCGTGCCTGTCGTTTTTAGTGCTGTGCATCTGGAACCGGAAATGCACCTTTCCATTGCTAAAATGGAACTTGTCATTGAAGAGTTTACATATGCAAAGCTGTCAGTATGATTTTACACCACCAGAAGAAGCTGATTTTAGTTAAATAATTACTTTGTAAAATTTAGTTTTCGTCTCGTTTacttactttattttgaaatgtaaccGGATTTAGATAGCATACTGCTATGTACGTCCGGTACTGTCCACGCACAcgccatttgaaaatgtttatatcCCACCCCAAAATAATGAAACATCGAGAAAATTATCgacttatatttaaaaaaatactttgtcaaCATTATTTGAAGATTAATGTTAAACAATATATAAATTTTTGACTGTATTCTGTATTCCGTTGCAGTGAATGACGTCAATGACCAATAGACTGGCAGGATACCCTTCCAAACGTCGGATCCATTTTGTGTGACatgatttaataataaaaacagataATTGAACGAAGTAATAGTTGAATATAacagtttgaaaataaatagaaaaagtacaaaatatatattcaattcAAACAAGTTAAGGTAATTGTATGTAAAAAGTAAAGTAGGCAAATatatgctattattattattattgttattgttattatttttactactactattaaTGTTAGCCAGTGAGATAACAGAATACGGTTTCCAACCACATCCGTTTTTGGGAcactaaataatacaaataaatgattaaaataaataaacaaaaaaataactctaATAACGAAAAATATTAGTACTAAAAACCTTTATAAATAGAATATAAAatgaagataaaaataaaaaaatagggaaaacaatatttcaataaatagaagtatagttgaaaaaaaatctatttctgTTAATAATCTGATGTAATCcgccaaaataaatgaaagaaaacgaaataaaatacatgctaATAATTTATAATCATCTCGGTTGTATTGCGTTATCAGCCAATTGCCACTTGTGGCTCCATACTAAtcatgtgacatttttttaaacgctCATAGTAGATTCATGACTCATCACACAgatcagatttttgtttttacattttattaaatttaaattaaaagcaTCAATTCGAGTTCCTCGTCAAAGGAGAAATCCCATGTCAACAGCGCTCTCTGGTGGCCACCCAGCACAATGGCATGTCATTTGAATTGaccggtttgtttttgtttggcacAAACAGCTTTTGCCTCCATTTTTGGACATGCACATCAGAACGCAGCCCCAGAaatgacttgaaaaaaaaatgctaattcgTGAACAGAAATTACTCGTTTGTCATAAAGTAGACTTTCATGTGCACAGATTATTATTTCTGTAGTATTTTGTGGGcacaatttagtattttttgtgCACAAATTAGTATACTTTTTGAGCGTGCAAAGTTATTTGTGGTGATTATAATATTTGTGTGCAAAATTTCATGCATACAAATTAGTATTTCGTGtgcacaaattatttttttttctatttctgtaACATTTCGTGCGcttaaattagtattttgtgcaTACAAATCAGTTTTCGTGCAAAcgaattagtatttttttcccctccgctTCATATCTGGGGCTCTGTACATGTGAGTAACACAACActccaaataacaacaaaagcatcaaacacacgcacacacgcgcacacacacacacacacacacacacacacacacacgagttgTCAACACAAGGGTTCGTCCGTATGAAGTGTAGGCACATGCGGGCATATTTCTACATCTTGCAGAAACTCTCTACAAAACAGCACTTCTGGTTTCTCCTGAAAAACAATCAGGAGTCACCTCACACACTCTGAAAAGGGAACACGCAAGTGAAGCCGATCGCAAGTGGTGTGCCACGGTGGTCCGCTCCCTGACCGCCCGCTTTGCTTTGGCATGCGTGagagggggttggggggggggggggggggggcacaaagaTGCAGCATCCCGAGCTCTTTGGCACGGTGCGTTTAAGCGTTCTCGGAAATATCGACACCGATTGACCAGGGCCTCGGCCGTCTACACCATCTGCTCCGTCTCCGTTGTGGATTTTTGGGTGGCGTTCACCTCTCGTCGCACACTTTGGCGGGCTCGTTGTCTCCGCCGCTGATGGACTGCATGCTCAAAGCGGTTGTCTCCTTGGACGTCTTTCGCTTGGAGTCGCGACTGGCTtgctggaaaatgaatggaaaagggAGGTCAGAACATGCACACAgtaattgtctttaaaaagtaaTCATAATATTTAAGTGTTAGACCATTAATTCAGTCTTCATTTTATGCATTGTTCATAAAGGGAATGTAGACATAATGTCCATTCCTtgtcataataaaataataatacataataataacagtaaatataaatataatacagaatcagatttttttatattttatttgaatttgaatttttagtttgaaaaaaaaatattttaattaaaatagcaAAACTAAATACAGAATATTATtactctgatatgcatcttaaTTTGCATTGAtgtttatcttatttttttaatctaattttGTTAGATTATTTGTTATCCTTCattttacttgtatttttaaatttgatacatttgaaattgaatatttttaatattaacgTTATTTTAAAGTAATGTATCAATAATATGAATTTTTTACCATGTGATCTTATTACAGAGGTTAGAACACTGGGTGGCAATCGTCTACTGCTCTAAACTGGTTCAAGTCCTATCTCAAGAGGATAGGATGTCTCTCAGACCAAATGGCTATGACCTGAGGGGTACCCCAGGAGTCAATCTTGGGACCCCTTGCGCTCAAGCTGTACATGCTTGCATTACGCAGCTATATAGTGTTATACCAAAACTATGTAGATGACACTAAGTCTGCATCGAAGGTAGTAAAATCTTTTTACAATGTacttaaattaaatacaattgaatttaCTACAactttattaatttatattttacatcaaTTTAGTTTAACAaagaatatatttgttttggttcatgAATTGAATGTGGTATGTGCAATATGATGGCGTAACCGTAAGCCTTACGTCACTGAAGGAGCGTCTGGGCCTCCTGTGGTGGTTGCAGCCCGAGCTGGCGGCGCCAGGGAGGGTCTGCTTGCCGCACTGCGTGCCCGTGGTCACCATCCTCTTCTCACGCAGGCCCGCCTCGAACGCCTTACCTGGCAACAACAATTAACGGCCTTTAAGCATCAAAGAAAAATATACTCTCACCGTTTGCGCACCTTGCACATATCACCGGTCGCTCtacttgaaaaacattttattggttGAAAAGGCCaaagcaattaaaacattttgtggttTCTCACTGCTTGCCTCACACATACAAAGCAACTCTGACTAAACCGTTTGATTGGTTGATAGtcttcaaaaaaataacagtaagtGTCTTGTTTTTTCACTCCTTGCCTGCCTTTCAAAGCTaccatttgattggctgaaaaagtctaaaaacaacaacaacaacaacagcagcaatcGTAAATCTCACTTCCCGGCCTCACGCTCACACCTACTTGCCACACTTGCAAAACTACCATGAATGATCAACAACTTGATTGgctgaaaaatatataaaaatggaaaaaaaaaaaaaaaaaaaacaattatagtGTTAAATAGTCTTCCAATTGAACACATAGAGAGTAAACCTCTTTGCTTTTTCACTGCCTGCCTGCCTCGCACACCTACTCCCCACAGTTGCAAAGCTACTGCGAATAAACCATACGATTGGCTGAAAATGTCTAAAAATGGTAAACGGTGACTGAAGGCCCACAGACCTTACGTTCCGCACCACGGCGTTCCTCTACAGATAAATGTATATGgaagagacaaaacaaaacaaaacgaagtCTGGAGCCGGGGGCGGCGTTTCTTACTGTTGCCGACCGGCAGAGGAGGCTCCACGTCGGTGTTGGTGAGCCACGTCGACTCGGTCTCCCTGGTCCAGCTCTCGTGGTACCTCGGCTCGATGATCGCGTCAGCCCTGCTCCCCCCGCAGCCCATCATCCGCCACAGGTGCGCCGAGCGCGGCGTGGGCCCCTCACGTCCTGGCGGTCACCCTCCCGCAGCCGTCGTGCTTCATGACGCCTTCACGGACACCGTCGTCCGTGGGTGCTTGCGGTACTGGTGGTCTGGCTGTGTGGCGGTCTCTCGGTTAACATCAGCTGACCCGCGTGACCACACGCCGTGCGTCATccgagctgggggggggggagaggggcGGGGCCGAGTCAACCCCATGACGTTGATTGGCTAGGAGCGCAACTCATTAATGTCGTCATTACCGTCGTCAAGGGTTCACaggacaaaacattaggtacaccttacAACGTGGAATTTTAACGCGGTGGTCAAAGAGGTAAGCCATGTAAAGCTAATGTGGTCAAATTATTAGGTACAACCTGAAGATTATACCTCTGGTCAAATGATTAGGTACACATTAGAAAGGTAACAAGGTCAAAACAGTAGTTACACCTTTCAAAGAGAATGTCCTGGTCATATTATTAGGAACACGGTAGGCAGTAATTCTCAGGTCAATTTATCAGGTACACCGTGGAATGATAATAATGCTTAGGTAAAGCTATAATTTAAATCAGCTGAATGATTTCAATTAAAATCtaacataagaaaaaaaattatacatatactcACATACACATTTCCTTTGACGGTTAACACAGATAaattataacaaaaataaaaaaacattaaaaaaatataaatgcatctACCACGATGACtccatttattgttttcttgCTTTCATAGTGATTTTGGCAGCTTGCGTCTGCCCGACAAATGTTGGTCGGATAAAAGAACAAAGTGTGTTTTTCACACGACAGTCATTATTTtcgcatgtatttttttattctcttttcAAACGTTTACATGACTCATGTTAGAGCGACATTACAGCAGCCACGCAAAAGACAGACGACCGATCAATATGCAGAATTAACGAGCGCGCGCCGTCAGCCAATATATTGCTTCTTTAACGAGAGGACGCGAGGCGATGATCAACATCTAACTGTACACAAACACGCTAAAAACACACGTcactgtcaaataaaatattcactGACTCTTTCGAGgcttaaaataaatactatatttATCATATACATCTCCATTTTTGCACCGTTATGATGACACTTGATGAAGCGACGATAACAATGCAGCATTGTCGACGTCTTTGGATGGCGGGAGGGAAAAAACTGGAAGGTTGTACAGCCACTATTTCGTCACCTTTTTTGATCCCCCTTGACTTTTCAATGCGGAACATAAGTTAGACAAAGATGAGCAGGGAAAACAGGGCGGGAATGTAAAACCGTCGCGACCGTGACGACGCTTCTAAACTTTGAAGTCGAGCAGGTTGCAGTCGATCTTGTAGTAAACGTACGGGTAGTACTCCTGCTGGCTCAGGTTCAGACCGGGGATGTCCATGGAGGCCTGTGGgcggggggggaataaaaaaaaaaatgaaagcccTTCATtcccccaaaatggctgcttccgaccaaaatggctgacttcctgttcaatttcaggcatcgGTCCAAGAGACGTTTCCCGCGTCACCCGATTGAATTTCGCATCACTCGATGAAACTGGCGGCAGGGACTATTCTTTTGTCATTCCTCTTTTCAAGGTGCTCTACCGaactaaaatacatacattttcaccagcaTTGCAAGAATTAAGTTTCCCGGCACATTGAAGGCCAGCAAACGGCAAGTCACTGGTCCAAAATCAGCTCAGTGACGCGAGCTGCTGCGCAAACCACAGCCATGCGTTTTCGTCTCGCCACTCGCAGTAGCCACGGCGACGACAGCGCGCTTGAAGTTAACGGCTTTATCAAACATGTGTAAAAGGTCGCTCGAGTGCTAATTCAAGATGGCGTTTCGCTCACGTCGATGATGGCGGCGCTGCTGTCCAGGTGCTTGTACAGGTCGTAGAGCACCTCCCGCAGCTTCTTCATGTTCTTCTTGTTGGGCTGCAGCAGCATGGCCTGGAAGTTCACCGGAAGACCGTATCTGTacgcaacaaaaacatttatattcacacacataaaaaatatgtttaatatCAATTAAATGTACATACATATTTGTTAACAGACAgtgaaaaatatgtaaatacatcATATTAACTCTATATATTCTGATTTATCTACATATAGTACTTTAATTCCTGTACAGTTGCCACCTACAATGTTGCTGCTACTTGCGCCTCTGTTTCCATTCACTTCTGCATGTACACTATTCATTCCTGGATACATTTAAGAACGTCTCACCTCAGGACCGACTCCACGAACACACGCAGCGCTTTTATGTGGATCCAGGCGATGAAGGCCTCGCTGAAGTTGACTTTGAGCCACCGTACCAGAGGGCCCTAAAACCCAGGAACACGGAAAGGACGACGACcaacgtgagtgtgtgtgtgtgtgtgtgtgcgtgtgcgtggaaCATACAAACTGCTTCTTCTTATCAGTGGACAAGCGCGTCATCTCCTCCTTGTCGGCCTTCATCTCCTCCTCGTTGTACTGGAAGTCACGCATGGTGAACCTGAACACAGGACCCACAGTTACATAACTTTGTCGGACATTTTGTGACGTTTGCTAACAtacaaggtttaaaaaaaaaaatggggaaaatacTCCAAATTTGAAACTTTCCACAGGAATGAAGGGTAATGTAACAGAAAGCTATCACATTCAAGCCCAAGTGAGACACAGCACAGGTTATATGTCACATTCATGGTGGAAAATGGcttgaaatgatttattattatcaaaAAAACCTGGCGttggaacaggggtgtgtcgactttttatatcccCTGTAAATTCCTGTTCATTCCCATGGttaagtttccaactttgactTTGCAACCCTCGAGAGGAGCTCACTTGTTTTCCCTGGCCTTGTGCTTGAAGTCGTCCAGGGCCTTCCGGAAGAGCGTGACGCTGAACAGGCCGCTGTCGTTGTCCTCGAACAGCAACCTGCAGGAGGGCAGGCTAGTTAGCGCCGGAAGCTAACGCAGCGGTCTACGTCTTCGCTCCGTCGACGGTGACCGCTTGGCGGCGAAACGCATTTCCGAAAGGCGGAAGAGTACTCACTTGGTGGAGCGCGGCACCACCATCTCCGCCAGGGTTTCGTACGTCTTCTGCCAGTCGACGAAGCTCGCCCTGatcaaattagaatatggtggaaaatgtctttttttttggcatttacagtattttcaatGGAGGAAAGATTATTTGCGATTAAGTGTTCTAAGTTACAAGGGTGATCACAAAACCAATCAAattcataagtcaaggcaccactctatgGTATATAGTATCCGTCATTATATCTAATTGGTTGTCAGTCCAAAACGTTCACTTACTTGGGAACAACCACCAGCATGGTGACCAGGTACTCCGAGTCCAGCACAAAGTCGTCTTTCTTCACGATGTCGGCCAGACTCCTGGTCAGCAAGCTCCCCCTAGGG
This is a stretch of genomic DNA from Phycodurus eques isolate BA_2022a chromosome 20, UOR_Pequ_1.1, whole genome shotgun sequence. It encodes these proteins:
- the si:ch211-215i13.3 gene encoding brain and acute leukemia cytoplasmic protein → MMGCGGSRADAIIEPRYHESWTRETESTWLTNTDVEPPLPVGNSKAFEAGLREKRMVTTGTQCGKQTLPGAASSGCNHHRRPRRSFSDQASRDSKRKTSKETTALSMQSISGGDNEPAKVCDER
- the atp6v1c1b gene encoding V-type proton ATPase subunit C 1-B, with the protein product MTEFWLISAPGEKTCQQTWDKLMVATTRANNLSANTKFNIPDLKVGTLDVLVGLSDELAKLDTFVESVVKKVAQYMADVLEDSRDKVQENLLANGLDLVTYITRFQWDMAKYPIKQSLKNISEIVSKQATQIDNDLKARASAYNNLKGNLQNLERKNAGSLLTRSLADIVKKDDFVLDSEYLVTMLVVVPKASFVDWQKTYETLAEMVVPRSTKLLFEDNDSGLFSVTLFRKALDDFKHKARENKFTMRDFQYNEEEMKADKEEMTRLSTDKKKQFGPLVRWLKVNFSEAFIAWIHIKALRVFVESVLRYGLPVNFQAMLLQPNKKNMKKLREVLYDLYKHLDSSAAIIDASMDIPGLNLSQQEYYPYVYYKIDCNLLDFKV